Proteins from one Suncus etruscus isolate mSunEtr1 chromosome 3, mSunEtr1.pri.cur, whole genome shotgun sequence genomic window:
- the PABIR1 gene encoding PPP2R1A-PPP2R2A-interacting phosphatase regulator 1: MAQEKMELDLELPPGTGGSPAEGSGGGGGGGGLRRSNSAPLIHGLSDTSPVFQAEAPSARRNSTTFPNRHGLLLPASPVRMHSSRLHQIKQEEGMDLINRETVHEREVQTAMQISHSWEESFSLSDNDAEKSASPKRIDFIPVSPAPSPTRGIGKQCFSPSLQSFVSSNGLPPSPIPSPTTRFTTRRSQSPINCIRPSVLGPLKRKCDMETEYQPKRFFQGITNMLSSDVAQLSDPGVCVSSETLDGNSSSAGSSCNSPAKVSTTTDSPVSPAQAASPFIPVDELSSK, encoded by the coding sequence ATGGCTCAGGAGAAGATGGAACTCGACTTGGAGCTGCCCCCGGGTACGGGCGGGAGCCCGGCGGAGggaagcggcggcggcggcggcggcgggggcctTAGGAGGTCTAACAGCGCCCCCCTGATCCACGGCCTCAGTGACACTTCGCCGGTGTTCCAGGCCGAGGCGCCCAGTGCCCGGCGGAACAGCACCACGTTCCCGAACCGCCACGGCCTGCTGCTCCCGGCCTCCCCGGTCCGCATGCACAGCAGCCGCTTGCACCAGATCAAGCAGGAGGAGGGCATGGACCTGATCAACCGGGAGACGGTCCACGAGCGCGAGGTGCAGACCGCAATGCAGATCAGCCACTCGTGGGAGGAAAGTTTCAGCCTGAGCGACAACGACGCGGAGAAATCGGCCTCCCCGAAGCGCATCGACTTCATCCCGGTGTCCCCCGCACCGTCTCCGACCCGGGGCATTGGCAAGCAGTGTTTCTCCCCTTCCTTGCAAAGTTTTGTGAGTAGCAACGGCTTGCCTCCGAGTCCCATTCCCAGCCCGACCACCCGGTTCACCACGCGGAGAAGCCAGAGTCCCATCAATTGCATTCGACCCAGTGTTCTCGGACCCTTAAAAAGGAAATGTGACATGGAAACTGAGTATCAGCCAAAGAGGTTTTTCCAGGGCATCACCAACATGCTCTCTTCTGACGTTGCACAGCTGTCAGACCCAGGCGTGTGTGTGTCTTCCGAGACGCTGGATGGAAACAGCAGCAGCGCCGGATCTTCGTGTAATTCACCCGCGAAAGTCAGTACTACCACCGACTCGCCTGTGTCACCTGCCCAAGCGGCCTCCCCCTTTATTCCAGTAGATGAACTTTCATCTAAGTGA